From Schaalia sp. ZJ405, one genomic window encodes:
- a CDS encoding ABC transporter substrate-binding protein encodes MRPIGRIVAAAAVGTLALGMAACSTSMDKGSEGSDKEMMSDSSAEGESALPTEQSEEVPEGDGTKTIYLVSKGFQHRFWQAVKEGAEEAGEKYKYKVEFVGPDDETKVTQQLDQLQAALDTSPAAIGLAALDSSAATPLLNKIKDQNIPLIAFDSGVDSDIPLTTVATSNTDAAAEAAKHMIEMLDGKTGSVGLICHDATSATGKQRCEGFKDYFKKNAPKGLMLLDEQIAGEVGKAADTSKAIIQANSDIVGIYGSNEAAASGAIQGKNESGKSEVVVVGFDSGKTQIAAIKDGSQAGAITQAPKLIGFKTVTAAIQALNNIPLPKVIDSGFYWYDKSNIDAEDIAPNLYE; translated from the coding sequence ATGCGCCCCATCGGACGTATCGTTGCCGCCGCTGCTGTCGGCACACTTGCCCTCGGCATGGCCGCTTGCTCCACATCGATGGACAAGGGCTCCGAAGGCTCAGACAAGGAAATGATGTCGGACTCTTCGGCTGAGGGTGAATCCGCTCTGCCGACCGAGCAGTCCGAAGAAGTTCCTGAAGGTGATGGTACCAAGACCATTTACCTTGTTTCCAAGGGCTTCCAGCACCGCTTCTGGCAGGCAGTGAAGGAAGGCGCTGAGGAAGCTGGCGAAAAGTACAAGTACAAGGTTGAGTTCGTTGGCCCCGACGATGAGACCAAGGTGACCCAGCAGCTCGATCAGCTCCAGGCTGCGTTGGACACCAGCCCCGCCGCGATCGGCCTCGCAGCCCTCGACTCGAGTGCTGCAACCCCGCTGCTCAACAAGATCAAAGATCAGAACATTCCTCTTATCGCTTTCGACTCCGGTGTTGATTCCGACATTCCGTTGACCACGGTTGCAACGAGCAACACCGATGCTGCCGCCGAAGCAGCCAAGCACATGATTGAGATGCTTGATGGCAAGACCGGCTCCGTTGGTCTGATCTGCCATGACGCTACCTCGGCCACCGGCAAGCAGCGTTGCGAAGGCTTCAAGGACTACTTCAAGAAGAACGCTCCCAAGGGCCTGATGCTCCTCGACGAGCAGATCGCTGGCGAGGTCGGCAAGGCTGCTGACACCTCGAAGGCCATTATCCAGGCGAACTCCGACATTGTCGGCATCTACGGCTCCAACGAAGCTGCTGCTTCGGGCGCCATCCAGGGCAAGAACGAGTCGGGCAAGTCCGAAGTTGTTGTTGTCGGTTTCGACTCTGGCAAGACCCAGATCGCTGCAATCAAGGACGGTTCGCAGGCCGGTGCAATCACCCAGGCTCCCAAGCTCATCGGCTTCAAGACGGTGACCGCTGCAATTCAGGCACTCAACAACATCCCGCTGCCGAAGGTCATTGACTCCGGCTTCTACTGGTACGACAAGTCCAACATTGACGCCGAGGACATCGCTCCGAACCTCTACGAGTGA
- a CDS encoding L-fucose isomerase: protein MSHHPRIGIRPAIDGRRRGVRESLEDQTMGMANRVAKLFTENLRYPDGEPVEVVIADTTIGRVHEAKACAEKFQANNVGLTLTVTPCWCYGTETTDMDATMPHAIWGFNGTERPGAVYLAAALAGHAQIGIPAFGIYGKQVQDADDESIPEDVRQRLLDYATAGLAVAQMRGEAYLSMGSVSMGIAGSAVTPDFFGPYLGMRNEYIDMSEFTRRIDEEIYDKDEYEKAYAWIRENFTQGEDFNDPEGQFPEKHEDWWKFVTKMTLIGRDLMHGNPKLAELGFEEEAGGHGAIASGFQGQRQWTDHFPNGDVMETILNTNFDWNGARQPSVMATENDSLNGASMLFGHLLTNTPQIFSDVRTYWSPESIERVTGWKPEGRAAAGILDLRNSGSTTLDGAGKAVRDGENVIKPWWEITEDDQKAALEATTFHPAATGYFRGGGFSTHFRTSGEMPVTMCRINLVRGLGPVMQIAEGWTVELPDEVATIIENRTDRAWPTTWFVPNLTGEGAFASVYDVMNNWGANHGAISYGHIGGQLITMASMLRIPVNMHNVPQERVFRPKAWSLFGTESPEGADYRACQTFGPLYR, encoded by the coding sequence ATGAGCCATCATCCCCGTATCGGAATCCGCCCCGCGATTGACGGCCGCCGCCGTGGCGTCCGCGAAAGTCTGGAAGACCAGACAATGGGCATGGCGAACCGCGTCGCCAAGCTGTTCACCGAGAATCTGCGCTACCCCGACGGCGAACCCGTTGAGGTTGTCATCGCCGACACGACAATCGGTCGCGTCCACGAAGCGAAAGCATGCGCCGAAAAGTTCCAGGCAAACAACGTAGGCCTGACCCTGACGGTCACCCCGTGCTGGTGCTACGGCACGGAAACCACGGACATGGATGCGACGATGCCGCACGCGATCTGGGGTTTCAACGGCACTGAGCGTCCCGGCGCGGTCTACCTTGCCGCTGCGCTTGCAGGCCACGCCCAGATCGGTATCCCCGCTTTCGGTATTTACGGCAAGCAGGTTCAGGATGCCGACGACGAGTCAATTCCCGAGGACGTGCGCCAGCGTCTCCTCGACTATGCAACTGCCGGTCTTGCCGTCGCGCAGATGCGTGGCGAAGCGTATCTGTCGATGGGGTCAGTGTCGATGGGTATTGCCGGCTCAGCTGTGACCCCCGACTTCTTCGGTCCCTACCTGGGCATGCGTAACGAATACATTGACATGTCCGAGTTCACGCGCCGTATCGACGAGGAAATCTACGACAAGGACGAATACGAGAAGGCCTACGCGTGGATCCGCGAGAACTTCACCCAGGGTGAAGACTTCAACGATCCTGAGGGTCAGTTCCCCGAGAAGCACGAAGACTGGTGGAAGTTCGTCACGAAGATGACGCTCATTGGTCGTGACCTCATGCACGGTAACCCGAAGCTTGCTGAGCTGGGCTTCGAGGAAGAGGCGGGTGGCCACGGAGCCATCGCTTCCGGTTTCCAGGGACAGCGCCAGTGGACGGACCACTTCCCCAACGGCGATGTCATGGAGACCATTCTCAACACGAACTTCGACTGGAATGGTGCTCGTCAGCCCTCCGTCATGGCGACGGAAAACGACTCCCTCAACGGCGCATCAATGCTCTTCGGTCACCTGCTGACGAATACTCCGCAGATCTTCTCCGATGTGCGCACCTACTGGTCACCCGAGTCCATTGAGCGTGTCACCGGATGGAAGCCTGAGGGTCGCGCCGCGGCCGGTATCCTCGACTTGCGTAATTCCGGCTCGACGACTCTCGACGGTGCGGGCAAGGCCGTCCGCGACGGTGAGAATGTCATCAAGCCCTGGTGGGAGATTACCGAGGACGATCAGAAAGCCGCCCTTGAGGCAACAACATTCCACCCGGCAGCCACCGGATACTTCCGTGGTGGCGGCTTCTCAACTCACTTCCGTACCTCCGGTGAGATGCCGGTGACGATGTGCCGCATCAACCTTGTGCGCGGCCTCGGACCGGTCATGCAAATCGCCGAGGGCTGGACCGTTGAGCTGCCCGACGAGGTGGCAACGATCATTGAGAACCGCACGGACCGTGCCTGGCCGACAACGTGGTTCGTTCCCAACCTCACCGGTGAAGGTGCGTTTGCATCCGTGTACGACGTGATGAACAACTGGGGAGCTAACCACGGTGCGATCTCCTACGGTCACATCGGTGGTCAGCTCATCACAATGGCCTCAATGCTCCGCATCCCGGTGAATATGCACAACGTTCCCCAGGAGCGTGTCTTCCGCCCGAAGGCATGGTCGCTGTTCGGTACCGAGTCCCCCGAGGGCGCGGACTACCGTGCATGCCAGACCTTCGGTCCGCTCTACCGTTGA
- a CDS encoding rhamnulokinase, with translation MTTALAVDLGSASGRVLAGTLREDGRIDVTDVHRFKHQAQRHHGSLIWDVDTMWDEVVVGLRKAVEQFPDAVSVSVDTWGVDCVPLDAHDERVGEVRAYRDERTQRTLDEFRSRISDREFFALTGIEPATINTANQLVALTIEEPELAERIDTFLYLPDYFAWKLSGVKGWSRSIASTSGLCEPGSPRFSNEVFSRLGLNRDWVGELSDDLTVVGQCTVEGLEMLTVVRGGAHDSACAVHGLPIDEGVRAYFLSCGSWSVLGALEDHPLVSDAAFELGLTNESRTDGGVRPLFNITGMWILQEIQRQWEREGTPTDTDELVAQARECPPSPAYFNPDDPYFAEPGQMQQKIDEAMDKQGAPRPTTKPEYVRLIIESFAQRYARAIDELTAITGVKPDQLNLVGGGARNHLLCDLTAQASGVRVVAGPIEASTLGSLLAQLETLGHLDPRDRPSVIAKTAKTHAHSPASN, from the coding sequence ATGACTACCGCACTTGCTGTCGACCTCGGATCGGCTTCCGGGCGTGTCTTAGCTGGGACGCTCCGCGAGGATGGCCGGATCGACGTCACCGATGTCCATCGTTTCAAACATCAAGCACAACGACACCACGGGTCGCTGATCTGGGATGTTGACACAATGTGGGACGAGGTCGTTGTCGGTCTGCGCAAGGCTGTTGAGCAGTTCCCCGACGCGGTCTCTGTTTCCGTGGACACGTGGGGCGTTGACTGTGTTCCACTTGATGCTCACGACGAGCGTGTGGGCGAGGTCCGCGCGTACCGTGACGAACGAACCCAGCGAACGCTTGATGAGTTCCGCTCTCGGATTTCCGATCGTGAGTTCTTCGCCCTCACAGGCATTGAACCGGCGACGATCAACACAGCGAATCAGCTTGTCGCATTGACCATTGAGGAACCCGAGCTTGCCGAGCGCATTGACACGTTCCTCTACCTTCCCGACTACTTCGCGTGGAAACTCTCCGGCGTTAAGGGCTGGTCACGGTCGATTGCGTCGACTTCTGGTCTGTGTGAGCCAGGATCCCCCCGATTCTCCAACGAGGTCTTCTCGCGCCTTGGACTGAATCGCGACTGGGTGGGTGAGCTCAGCGACGACCTGACCGTTGTTGGTCAGTGCACTGTTGAGGGGCTGGAGATGCTCACCGTCGTGCGCGGCGGTGCCCACGATTCCGCGTGCGCTGTTCACGGGCTCCCCATTGACGAGGGCGTGCGCGCGTACTTCCTGTCGTGCGGTTCCTGGTCGGTGCTGGGTGCGCTGGAGGATCATCCACTGGTGTCCGACGCGGCGTTTGAGCTCGGGTTGACGAATGAATCGCGGACCGACGGGGGAGTGCGACCGCTGTTCAACATCACCGGGATGTGGATCCTTCAGGAGATTCAGCGTCAGTGGGAGCGTGAAGGGACCCCGACGGATACCGATGAGCTTGTTGCTCAGGCTCGTGAATGTCCGCCCTCGCCGGCGTATTTCAATCCCGATGACCCCTACTTTGCTGAGCCTGGGCAAATGCAGCAGAAAATTGACGAGGCAATGGACAAGCAGGGGGCCCCGCGTCCAACGACGAAGCCCGAGTACGTCCGTCTGATTATTGAATCCTTTGCTCAGCGCTATGCGCGGGCCATTGATGAGCTCACCGCGATCACCGGGGTTAAGCCCGATCAGCTCAATCTGGTTGGTGGGGGAGCGCGTAACCATCTTCTCTGTGACCTCACGGCTCAAGCCTCGGGGGTGCGTGTTGTTGCCGGACCGATTGAGGCTTCAACCCTCGGATCCCTTCTTGCACAACTTGAAACCCTCGGTCACCTCGATCCGCGTGACCGCCCATCTGTGATTGCGAAGACAGCGAAAACTCATGCCCACTCGCCCGCAAGTAACTAA
- a CDS encoding LacI family DNA-binding transcriptional regulator translates to MPTRPQVTKKVSLADVAALAGVSTNTVSRVVRGDAEVADKTRKRISRILQEVGYRPNLAARALASNRTGVLQVLLAAPMFHGHGSVLLSVLNAGSQAGYHVSLSNAYGVDRMGTSNVTPFDVDGVVILGGQDPTVDLALEIGRRLPTVLVLTSERELENISTVSVDNVRGAKLATEHLLQQGVTDIMHISGPRGWSDAVGRRTGFELACAEAGVEGRVVESDSWDAQEGYDAMRSQFRLPQALYTANDQLALGAMRAIYERGASVPRDVRVVGFDDLDGAECFWPPLTSIRQPFDRVGRTAVRLVRSMMDGADPQDISIDPELVIRASSLL, encoded by the coding sequence ATGCCCACTCGCCCGCAAGTAACTAAGAAAGTGTCGCTGGCTGACGTTGCGGCGTTGGCCGGAGTGTCAACGAACACGGTGTCGCGCGTTGTGCGCGGGGATGCCGAGGTGGCCGATAAAACCCGCAAAAGAATCAGTCGGATCCTTCAAGAGGTGGGGTATCGTCCAAATCTTGCGGCCCGGGCGCTTGCGTCCAATCGGACGGGTGTTCTCCAGGTGCTGCTGGCTGCCCCGATGTTTCACGGGCATGGATCGGTGCTTTTGTCGGTCCTCAACGCGGGCTCGCAGGCCGGATATCACGTGTCTTTGTCGAATGCTTACGGCGTTGACCGGATGGGGACCTCGAATGTCACCCCTTTCGACGTTGACGGAGTTGTCATTCTCGGTGGACAGGACCCGACTGTGGACCTTGCCCTCGAAATTGGCCGGCGACTGCCGACGGTGCTCGTTCTGACATCCGAGCGGGAACTGGAGAATATCTCAACGGTGTCAGTTGACAATGTCCGCGGGGCGAAACTTGCAACCGAACACCTGCTTCAGCAGGGTGTCACAGACATCATGCATATTTCTGGACCTCGGGGCTGGTCGGATGCCGTGGGAAGGCGCACCGGTTTTGAGTTGGCATGTGCGGAAGCCGGTGTTGAGGGGCGTGTCGTTGAATCGGATTCCTGGGATGCTCAGGAGGGGTATGACGCGATGCGTTCACAGTTCAGGCTCCCTCAGGCTTTGTACACCGCGAATGACCAGCTTGCCTTGGGGGCGATGCGGGCGATTTACGAACGAGGAGCGAGCGTCCCTCGGGATGTGCGTGTTGTTGGGTTCGATGACCTCGACGGAGCCGAGTGTTTCTGGCCTCCGCTGACATCGATTCGTCAGCCTTTTGATCGGGTTGGGCGCACCGCGGTACGCCTCGTTCGATCAATGATGGATGGTGCCGATCCGCAGGATATTTCCATTGACCCCGAACTGGTGATCCGAGCCAGCTCGCTGCTTTAG
- a CDS encoding RbsD/FucU family protein, giving the protein MLYGPMTHPQFLRALAAAGHGSKILLADANYPHTTGVNERCELVSLNFAPGMLDVIQILEVLKRTIPIEKAEIMTPAADQAPVDIPIHDEFKAQLPDVEFGELSRFDFYEAARSQDVGIIVATGEQRLYGNLLLTVGVRQPGE; this is encoded by the coding sequence ATGCTGTATGGACCAATGACTCACCCTCAGTTCCTCCGGGCCTTGGCCGCTGCCGGTCACGGATCGAAAATTCTCCTGGCCGATGCGAATTATCCGCATACGACGGGTGTTAATGAGCGCTGCGAACTCGTGTCGCTCAACTTCGCGCCCGGGATGCTTGATGTGATCCAGATCCTGGAGGTGCTCAAGCGCACGATCCCCATCGAGAAGGCCGAAATCATGACCCCGGCCGCGGATCAAGCTCCCGTTGATATTCCGATTCACGATGAATTTAAGGCTCAGCTCCCCGATGTTGAGTTCGGGGAACTCTCGCGTTTCGACTTCTACGAGGCCGCACGTTCACAGGATGTCGGCATCATCGTTGCCACCGGTGAGCAGCGACTGTACGGCAACCTTCTTTTGACGGTCGGTGTTCGTCAGCCCGGGGAGTGA
- a CDS encoding DeoR/GlpR family DNA-binding transcription regulator, with product MGRVERTDFILNRLAQEGEVSVSALADALNVSPVTVRTTLKELEDGGYLVRTHGGARPTTFRNIRLRQNDRIEEKERIARAAAQMVRDDDRIMIEAGTTCALLVKYLAGKRGVQVVTNSLLAFANARSNPRLDVTLTGGRFRAESESLVGPVTERAINDFNARLVFLGTDGFTVERGLTTQLVEGGQVGTIMRNRAEETWLLADSSKFGRAGFVSYMGIEDVAGIITDSQLPKESIKELTERTQLRIV from the coding sequence ATGGGACGCGTAGAGCGCACTGATTTCATCCTGAACCGCCTTGCTCAAGAAGGCGAGGTGAGTGTCTCAGCGCTCGCGGATGCCCTCAACGTGTCCCCTGTTACCGTTCGGACAACGCTCAAGGAACTCGAAGATGGGGGATACCTTGTGCGCACTCACGGTGGGGCGCGTCCGACAACTTTCAGGAACATCCGTTTGCGGCAAAACGATCGGATCGAAGAAAAAGAACGGATCGCACGTGCCGCTGCGCAGATGGTTCGCGATGACGACCGAATCATGATTGAAGCGGGCACCACGTGTGCCCTCTTGGTCAAATACCTCGCCGGGAAACGTGGTGTACAGGTCGTCACCAACTCGCTCCTGGCATTTGCTAATGCGCGTTCCAACCCGCGTCTTGACGTCACACTCACCGGAGGGCGATTCCGCGCCGAATCAGAATCCCTCGTGGGACCCGTCACCGAACGCGCCATCAATGACTTCAACGCCCGCCTCGTGTTCCTGGGAACCGATGGCTTCACCGTTGAACGGGGACTCACCACGCAGCTCGTCGAAGGCGGGCAGGTGGGAACCATCATGCGTAATCGCGCAGAAGAGACCTGGCTTCTCGCTGACTCATCCAAATTCGGGCGAGCCGGTTTTGTCAGCTATATGGGGATCGAGGATGTCGCGGGGATCATCACCGACAGCCAACTTCCCAAAGAATCCATCAAGGAATTGACCGAGCGTACACAGCTACGCATCGTCTAG
- a CDS encoding dihydrolipoamide acetyltransferase family protein — translation MATIVVMPQLGNSVESCIIVEWSVKEGDTISVDQTLCSIETDKSTMEVPSTDAGTVLKLLWDEGDEVPVKDPLLIVGEPGEDISDLVPGGSSEEAAAPAEAEESSDTAASATTPSFATTTASGAVSPRARSLAGAKGIDTSAITEGSGPHGRVIERDVQAAIAQGPALTNAARIQGGTAAEGTGIGGRVTTADIAGQGAQTTDAPAASSSAPVAIPAADFPGATESTQLKGVRKVVAQRMMESLAETAQLSYTVSAKAEGLMAMRKKLKNSDESLGLSKVTIGDLVGYAVVKTVAKYPAFNATLENGTFTKFEQVHLGFAADTPRGLLVPVVRSAQAMTLKQFSAESKRLASEAIGGTISPDYLSGGTFTVSNLGSFGVETFTPIINRPQVAILGVAAVTPRPVVRPDGTVGVEQRIGFSLTADHQVIDGADAARFLKDLVSAIENIDVTVLA, via the coding sequence ATGGCCACCATCGTGGTGATGCCCCAGCTGGGCAACTCTGTTGAGTCGTGCATTATCGTCGAATGGAGCGTGAAAGAAGGCGACACTATCTCCGTCGATCAGACTCTCTGCTCGATTGAAACAGACAAGTCCACTATGGAGGTTCCCAGCACCGACGCTGGAACCGTTCTCAAACTCCTGTGGGACGAGGGCGACGAGGTCCCCGTCAAGGATCCCCTCCTCATCGTGGGCGAACCCGGCGAAGACATTTCCGACCTCGTTCCCGGAGGCTCCAGTGAAGAAGCTGCCGCTCCAGCCGAGGCCGAGGAATCTTCCGACACCGCCGCCTCTGCCACGACCCCATCCTTTGCAACGACAACCGCTTCGGGCGCAGTTTCCCCGCGCGCGCGTTCCCTCGCAGGAGCCAAAGGCATCGACACCTCAGCGATCACCGAGGGCTCCGGACCCCACGGACGCGTCATTGAGCGTGACGTGCAGGCCGCAATCGCCCAGGGACCCGCATTGACGAACGCTGCGCGCATCCAGGGTGGAACCGCTGCCGAAGGCACCGGCATTGGTGGACGTGTGACAACGGCCGACATCGCCGGCCAGGGAGCGCAGACCACCGATGCTCCGGCAGCATCGTCCTCGGCCCCCGTTGCAATCCCCGCGGCAGACTTCCCCGGAGCAACGGAATCAACCCAGCTCAAAGGTGTGCGCAAGGTTGTTGCTCAGCGCATGATGGAATCGCTGGCCGAGACTGCGCAGCTGTCCTACACCGTGTCGGCTAAGGCCGAGGGCCTCATGGCGATGCGCAAGAAACTGAAGAACTCTGACGAATCCCTTGGCCTGAGCAAGGTTACCATCGGTGATCTCGTGGGTTACGCCGTCGTCAAGACCGTTGCGAAGTACCCGGCGTTCAACGCGACACTTGAAAATGGAACCTTCACGAAGTTTGAGCAGGTTCACCTCGGGTTCGCCGCTGACACGCCGCGCGGTCTGCTGGTCCCCGTTGTCCGCTCCGCCCAGGCGATGACCCTCAAACAGTTCTCCGCCGAATCCAAGCGTCTTGCCTCGGAGGCCATTGGCGGCACGATCAGCCCCGACTACCTCTCCGGCGGCACATTCACCGTGTCGAACCTCGGATCTTTCGGAGTGGAGACTTTCACCCCGATTATCAACCGTCCCCAGGTGGCAATCCTCGGTGTTGCCGCAGTCACGCCGCGTCCCGTTGTTCGCCCCGATGGCACGGTGGGAGTCGAACAGAGGATCGGGTTCTCGCTGACCGCAGACCACCAGGTCATTGACGGTGCGGACGCCGCCCGCTTCCTCAAGGACCTCGTGTCCGCCATTGAAAACATCGACGTCACCGTGCTCGCCTGA
- the lpdA gene encoding dihydrolipoyl dehydrogenase, with protein sequence MTETHFDVIVLGAGPGGYLAAERLGHAGKKVLLVEEQYLGGTCLNVGCIPTKTLLAGAKTYLHAKEGQQFGVTVSDVAVDWPQMQAWKEQVVRGLVAGVAATEKKAGVTVVNARGRLEGAGRVSADGTTYTAEHVIIATGSVPAMPPLPGVQDNPAVVDSTGILSLPEVPKRLAVIGGGVIGVEFASLYSTLGSEVTVIEMTEEILPFMDNDMAKKMRSSMKGITFELGCRVESVEGATVRYSKGDEQRSYEADVVLMAVGRRPATQGWGAEEAGLEINRGVVVDDTMRTNLPNVWAIGDVTGRSLLAHAAYRMADVATANILDPEAAKRGEVMRWNTVPWAVYSLPEAAGVGLTESTAKKEGREVLVAKVPAQMSGRFIAENGFKAPGEAKIIADPKTHQILGIHVLGTYAAEMIWGAQAVLEMELTIEDLRQVVFPHPTVSEVIREAAWAMKL encoded by the coding sequence ATGACTGAAACACACTTCGACGTCATCGTCCTGGGCGCAGGTCCCGGCGGGTATCTTGCCGCCGAGCGTCTTGGACACGCGGGGAAGAAAGTCCTCCTCGTTGAGGAACAGTACCTCGGTGGCACATGCTTGAACGTTGGATGCATCCCCACGAAGACCCTGCTCGCCGGCGCAAAGACATATCTGCACGCCAAAGAAGGCCAGCAGTTTGGCGTGACGGTGTCCGATGTCGCGGTTGACTGGCCACAGATGCAGGCCTGGAAGGAACAGGTTGTTCGGGGGCTCGTCGCAGGTGTCGCCGCAACGGAAAAGAAAGCCGGAGTCACCGTGGTCAACGCGCGCGGCCGCCTCGAAGGGGCTGGACGAGTCAGCGCTGATGGGACAACCTATACCGCCGAACACGTCATCATCGCGACAGGTTCAGTTCCCGCGATGCCTCCGCTTCCGGGAGTTCAGGACAATCCAGCAGTCGTTGATTCCACCGGCATCCTCTCGCTTCCCGAAGTTCCCAAGCGTCTCGCCGTGATCGGCGGCGGCGTGATCGGCGTGGAGTTTGCCTCGCTGTACTCAACCCTGGGATCCGAGGTCACCGTCATCGAAATGACGGAAGAAATCCTGCCGTTCATGGACAACGACATGGCGAAGAAGATGCGTTCGTCAATGAAGGGCATCACCTTTGAGCTCGGCTGCCGCGTTGAATCCGTTGAGGGGGCGACCGTTCGTTACTCCAAGGGAGACGAGCAACGCTCCTACGAGGCCGACGTTGTGCTCATGGCTGTTGGACGTCGCCCCGCAACCCAAGGATGGGGAGCCGAAGAGGCTGGACTTGAGATCAACCGCGGTGTTGTTGTTGACGACACGATGCGGACGAACCTGCCGAATGTGTGGGCGATCGGTGACGTTACCGGACGTTCCCTGCTGGCCCACGCCGCCTACCGTATGGCAGACGTTGCCACGGCGAATATCCTCGATCCCGAGGCCGCCAAGCGCGGTGAGGTTATGCGCTGGAACACCGTGCCGTGGGCCGTGTACTCGCTTCCCGAGGCCGCTGGAGTTGGCCTCACCGAATCAACGGCGAAGAAAGAGGGCCGCGAGGTTCTTGTTGCCAAGGTTCCCGCTCAGATGTCGGGTCGTTTCATCGCGGAGAACGGCTTCAAGGCACCTGGTGAAGCAAAGATCATTGCCGATCCGAAGACGCATCAGATCCTCGGTATTCACGTGCTTGGCACGTACGCAGCCGAAATGATCTGGGGTGCTCAGGCTGTCCTTGAGATGGAACTGACCATTGAAGATCTCCGCCAGGTCGTCTTCCCCCACCCAACGGTTTCCGAAGTCATTCGCGAGGCCGCCTGGGCCATGAAACTCTGA